A genomic segment from Haliotis asinina isolate JCU_RB_2024 unplaced genomic scaffold, JCU_Hal_asi_v2 scaffold_27, whole genome shotgun sequence encodes:
- the LOC137270039 gene encoding histone H2B, gonadal, with protein sequence MPPKVSSKGAKKAGKAKAARVGDKKKKRRRKESYSIYIYKVLKQVHPDTGISSKAMSIMNSFVNDIFERIAAEASRLAHYNKRSTITSREIQTAVRLLLPGELAKHAVSEGTKAVTKYTSSK encoded by the coding sequence ATGCCACCAAAGGTTAGTTCTAAAGGAGCTAAGAAAGCCGGAAAGGCAAAGGCCGCACGTGTCGGCGACAAGAaaaagaagaggaggaggaaggaAAGTTACAGCATCTACATCTACAAGGTGTTGAAACAGGTGCACCCTGACACTGGTATCAGCAGCAAAGCTATGTCCATCATGAACAGCTTTGTCAACGATATCTTCGAGAGAATCGCCGCCGAGGCATCCCGTCTCGCTCATTACAACAAGCGATCCACTATCACCTCTCGGGAGATCCAAACCGCTGTCCGTCTTCTCCTCCCCGGTGAACTGGCCAAGCACGCCGTCTCTGAGGGTACTAAGGCCGTCACCAAGTACACCAGCTCCAAGTAG